A window from Festucalex cinctus isolate MCC-2025b chromosome 12, RoL_Fcin_1.0, whole genome shotgun sequence encodes these proteins:
- the LOC144032202 gene encoding cannabinoid receptor type 1B-like — protein MSALTTIAPYLGSNDAIYGDNSAKHGFRPEKMHSASISNTNKVIYSTVAAIFPTNMSDFLLTNVTDGMAAQCGENFVDNMECFMILTPGQQLAIAILALTLGTFTVFENLMVLCVILHSQTLRSRPSYHFIGSLAVADLIGSIIFVYSFLDFHVLHRKDSPEVFLFKLAGVIASFTASVGSLFLTAIDRYISIHRPMAYKRIVTKTKAVVAFSLMWGVSIAFALLPLLGWNCKRLNSVCSDIFPLIDQRYLMFWIGMTSVLLLFIIYAYMFILWKSHHHAVRMLSRASQRSIIVYTAEGTKVQTVRPEQARMDLRLAKTLVLILVALIICWGPLLAIMVYDLLGKVDDFIKTVFAFCSMLCLLNSTVNPVIYAMRSKDLRRAFGNICRLCRGSAQTLDNSGESDWNSRSVRGKDSGGSGASRRVKVARVYISGVTDTNSGADSV, from the coding sequence ATGAGCGCACTGACGACAATCGCGCCGTACCTGGGCTCCAACGACGCCATCTATGGCGACAATTCCGCCAAGCATGGATTCCGCCCGGAAAAAATGCACTCTGCGTCCATTAGTAACACAAACAAGGTCATCTACAGTACAGTGGCCGCCATTTTCCCCACCAACATGTCGGACTTTCTGCTGACTAACGTGACTGATGGGATGGCGGCGCAGTGCGGGGAGAACTTTGTGGACAACATGGAGTGTTTTATGATCCTGACCCCGGGCCAGCAGCTGGCCATCGCCATCTTGGCCCTCACATTGGGTACGTTCACAGTATTTGAGAACCTGATGGTGCTGTGCGTCATCCTGCACTCGCAAACATTGCGATCCCGACCGTCCTACCACTTCATAGGAAGCCTGGCTGTGGCCGACCTCATCGGCAGCATCATTTTCGTCTACAGCTTCCTGGACTTCCACGTCCTGCACAGGAAGGACAGCCCCGAGGTTTTCCTCTTCAAGCTGGCCGGCGTCATCGCCTCCTTCACCGCCTCCGTGGGCAGCCTCTTCCTCACCGCCATCGACCGCTACATCTCCATCCACAGGCCCATGGCGTACAAGCGCATCGTCACCAAGACCAAAGCGGTCGTGGCTTTCAGCCTCATGTGGGGCGTGTCCATAGCGTTCGCGTTGCTCCCCCTGCTGGGCTGGAATTGCAAGCGCCTCAACTCGGTCTGCTCGGATATTTTCCCCCTCATCGACCAGAGGTACCTGATGTTCTGGATCGGGATGACGAGCGTCCTGCTGCTCTTCATCATCTACGCCTACATGTTCATCCTGTGGAAGTCGCACCACCACGCCGTGCGCATGCTGAGCCGCGCCTCCCAGAGGAGCATCATCGTCTACACGGCGGAAGGCACCAAAGTTCAAACGGTGAGGCCCGAGCAGGCTCGCATGGACCTGCGCCTGGCCAAGACGCTCGTGCTCATCTTGGTGGCCCTCATCATCTGCTGGGGGCCGCTCCTCGCCATCATGGTGTACGACCTGCTGGGAAAAGTGGACGACTTCATCAAGACCGTGTTCGCTTTCTGCAGCATGCTGTGCCTGCTCAACTCCACCGTCAACCCCGTCATCTACGCCATGAGGAGCAAGGACCTGCGCAGGGCTTTCGGAAACATTTGCCGCCTGTGTCGGGGAAGCGCGCAGACTCTGGATAACAGCGGGGAGAGCGACTGGAACAGCAGGAGCGTCAGGGGCAAAGATAGCGGAGGCAGTGGTGCGAGTAGACGAGTGAAAGTGGCCCGAGTTTATATTTCCGGAGTGACGGATACGAACTCTGGTGCGGATTCAGTGTGA
- the LOC144032056 gene encoding akirin-2-like: protein MACGATLKRTMDFDPLMSPASPKRRRCMPVSPSSSSPRKYLSMEPSPFGESSSRLSAEQILHSIKQEYKRIQKRKHLEAGGYQSPECCCSPESPPSQSQSTMSATPSGGVSPSRKEQPLFTLKQVGMICERLLKEREEKVREEYEETMTSKLAEQYDTFVKFTHDQIMRRFGEQPASYVS from the exons ATGGCGTGCGGAGCTACCCTGAAGAGGACCATGGATTTCGATCCGCTCATGAGTCCCGCTTCCCCCAAAAGACGAAGGTGTATGCCCGTGTCGCCGTCGTCCTCGTCTCCTAGGAAGTATCTGAGCATGGAGCCCTCGCCGTTCGGGGAATCGTCATCCAGACTGAGCGCAG AACAAATCCTCCACAGCATCAAGCAGGAGTACAAACGCATACAAAAGAGGAAGCATCTAGAGGCTGGAGGCTACCAGTCGCCAGAGTGCTGCTGCTCTCCAGAATCTCCTCCATCCCAATCCCAATCCACCATGTCAG CGACGCCCTCTGGAGGCGTTTCCCCTTCGAGGAAGGAGCAGCCGCTATTTACCCTCAAACAAGTTGGGATGATCTGTGAACGCCTGCTGAAAGAAAGGGAAGAGAAAGTGCGGGAGGAGTACGAGGAAACCATGACATCCAAACTGGCAG AACAATACGACACCTTTGTGAAGTTCACGCACGATCAGATCATGCGACGATTCGGTGAACAACCTGCGAgct ATGTTTCCTGA
- the orc3 gene encoding origin recognition complex subunit 3 isoform X2 yields MSTSSVSTGCFVFKPSTKKKKKKRSSPSLDDYFTRGCEVAETSDIRFRLFHDLWTKIETDTELLQDELNRQILDSLLDFTRKCSSTRHHTDWASQMRASEIPTAALMLGVNVPDHDMTFQSLSELLQQSVTPHVVSVQAKECSALKQLMKKVLERLMDTVVAAEDDDEDNDDEEQATTSQQSSTPVRRSVHCSLSVLCEWYNTQTKKSSTPGKKRSSPSKDQHPPIVIIFKDLEAFNPKVLQDFILICSRYIERLPLTFIFGIATSPSTIQRMLPHSVSSLLCIELFQSLSCTQHLATVIDKLILTSKFPFKMSGKVMQVLISLFLYHDFSVRNFIKGVQLSLLEHFHSQPLSVLCCKKKDAVRNVAHLSHEDLERIRQLPSFTRYVSQQESQEQVQLLKDDAHLKEVCHKLIKELCKYHKKYYPTLRCLHALTSSLPRYPLGKQIRELHLICLEKNVWETEDYQSAMKLLNMLAKDELIAMLQRCVEILQPVKSKKMKSALVQLEDMLSKFKQLDGASEAVQCDEERLITPVKNLQKKTDLYQLQKALLEMNESRRSKKRSPYENLRNEVLEFIDSLVKSHLSPPESQTLYEVCYYSSSSTVRRHLNATPRTSIQAALSSPYYYLLNERLKTDDGSVSNSAPDICIAYKLHLECGRLINLYDWMQAFSTVVSAAEGNDPDSDNFGKVDDVKHARFIRAVSELEFLGFIKSTKQKTDHVARLTWGGC; encoded by the exons ATGTCTACGTCGTCGGTATCAACG ggttgttttgttttcaagccAAGcaccaaaaagaagaagaagaaaagaagctcCCCCAGTTTAG ACGACTATTTCACTCGTGGTTGCGAAGTTGCTGAGACCAGTGATATACGGTTCAGACTCTTTCATGATCTATGGACCAAGATTGAAACGGATACGGAG CTTCTGCAGGATGAACTCAACAGACAAATCCTGGACAGCCTGCTGGACTTCACCAGAAAGTGCTCCTCCACTCGCCATCACACCGACTGGGCCTCTCAGATGAGGGCCAGTGAGATTCCCACGGCCGCTCTAATGCTTG GAGTGAACGTGCCAGACCATGACATGACCTTCCAGAGCCTGTCTGAGCTGCTCCAACAGTCTGTCACTCCTCACGTGGTCTCTGTCCAGGCCAAAGAATGTTCAG CTTTGAAGCAATTGATGAAGAAGGTCTTGGAGAGGTTGATGGACACAGTGGTGGCtgctgaagatgatgatgaggataaTGATGATGAGGAGCAGGCGACGACGTCGCAGCAGAGCAGCACTCCAGTCCGCAGGAGTGTGCACTGCTCTCTGAGTGTGCTCTGTGAATGgtacaacacacaaacaaag AAATCCAGCACTCCCGGAAAAAAGCGCAGTTCTCCAAGTAAAGACCAGCATCCCCccattgtgattatttttaaagatttagAGGCTTTCAATCCAAAAGTTCTTCAGGACTTCATTCTCATCTGCAG TCGATACATCGAGCGTCTTCCCCTCACGTTCATCTTCGGCATCGCCACATCGCCAAGCACCATCCAGCGCATGTTGCCCCACTCGGTGTCGTCGCTGCTGTGTATCGAGCTCTTCCAGTCTCTGTCGTGCACTCAACACCTGGCGACCGTCATCGACAAG CTAATCCTCACTTCCAAGTTCCCGTTCAAGATGAGCGGCAAAGTAATGCAGGTGCTGATCAGCCTCTTCCTCTACCATGACTTCTCTGTGCGAAATTTCATCAAGGGTGTGCAG CTGTCCCTGCTGGAGCATTTCCACTCGCAGCCTCTCAGCGTGCTGTGCTGCAAGAAGAAGGACGCAGTGCGTAACGTGGCGCATCTCAGCCACGAGGACCTGGAAAGGATCAGGCAGCTGCCTTCATTCACCAG GTATGTTAGCCAACAGGAATCCCAAGAGCAGGTTCAACTGTTAAAGGATGATGCTCACTTAAAG GAGGTTTGCCACAAGCTGATAAAGGAGCTTTGTAAATACCACAAAAAGTATTACCCCACGTTGAGGTGTCTTCACGCTTTGACCTCCTCGCTGCCTCGCTACCCCCTTGGAAAACAG ATCCGGGAGCTCCATTTAATTTGCCTGGAGAAGAATGTTTGGGAGACGGAGGATTACCAGTCAGCCATGAAGCTGCTTAA TATGTTGGCCAAGGACGAGCTGATCGCGATGCTCCAACGATGCGTGGAGATCCTGCAGCCCGTCAAGTCAAAGAAAATGAAGAGTGCCCTCGTCCAGCTGGAAGACATGCTCAGCAAATTCAAGCAGTTGGACG GGGCCAGTGAGGCGGTCCAATGTGACGAAGAGCGCCTCATCACTCCTGTGAAGAACCTTCAGAAGAAAACCGACCTGTACCAGCTGCAGAAG GCTCTTCTGGAGATGAACGAGTCCAGAAGGTCCAAGAAACGGAGCCCCTACGAGAACCTGCGAAATGAAGTCCTCGAGTTTATCGACAGCCTCGTAAA GAGCCACCTGTCTCCTCCAGAGTCCCAAACGCTGTACGAAGTGTGCTACTACAGCTCCTCGTCCACCGTGAGGCGCCACCTCAACGCCACGCCTCGCACCTCCATTCAGGCCGCGCTCAGCAGCCCTTACTATTATCTTCTG AACGAGAGGCTAAAAACAGATGACGGGAGCGTCTCCAATTCGGCACCTGACATCTGCATCGCGTACAAGCTGCACCTGGAGTGCGGCCGCCTCATCAACCTCTATGACTGGATGCAA GCTTTCTCAACCGTGGTGTCTGCAGCGGAGGGGAATGATCCGGATTCAGACAACTTTGGAAAAGTGGATGATGTCAAACA CGCTCGGTTTATCAGGGCTGTTTCGGAGCTGGAATTTTTGGGTTTTATCAAGTCGACGAAGCAGAAGACGGATCACGTGGCCAGGCTCACTTGGGGAGGATGTTGA
- the orc3 gene encoding origin recognition complex subunit 3 isoform X1, translating to MSTSSVSTGCFVFKPSTKKKKKKRSSPSLDDYFTRGCEVAETSDIRFRLFHDLWTKIETDTELLQDELNRQILDSLLDFTRKCSSTRHHTDWASQMRASEIPTAALMLGVNVPDHDMTFQSLSELLQQSVTPHVVSVQAKECSALKQLMKKVLERLMDTVVAAEDDDEDNDDEEQATTSQQSSTPVRRSVHCSLSVLCEWYNTQTKKSSTPGKKRSSPSKDQHPPIVIIFKDLEAFNPKVLQDFILICSRYIERLPLTFIFGIATSPSTIQRMLPHSVSSLLCIELFQSLSCTQHLATVIDKLILTSKFPFKMSGKVMQVLISLFLYHDFSVRNFIKGVQLSLLEHFHSQPLSVLCCKKKDAVRNVAHLSHEDLERIRQLPSFTRYVSQQESQEQVQLLKDDAHLKEVCHKLIKELCKYHKKYYPTLRCLHALTSSLPRYPLGKQIRELHLICLEKNVWETEDYQSAMKLLNMLAKDELIAMLQRCVEILQPVKSKKMKSALVQLEDMLSKFKQLDAGASEAVQCDEERLITPVKNLQKKTDLYQLQKALLEMNESRRSKKRSPYENLRNEVLEFIDSLVKSHLSPPESQTLYEVCYYSSSSTVRRHLNATPRTSIQAALSSPYYYLLNERLKTDDGSVSNSAPDICIAYKLHLECGRLINLYDWMQAFSTVVSAAEGNDPDSDNFGKVDDVKHARFIRAVSELEFLGFIKSTKQKTDHVARLTWGGC from the exons ATGTCTACGTCGTCGGTATCAACG ggttgttttgttttcaagccAAGcaccaaaaagaagaagaagaaaagaagctcCCCCAGTTTAG ACGACTATTTCACTCGTGGTTGCGAAGTTGCTGAGACCAGTGATATACGGTTCAGACTCTTTCATGATCTATGGACCAAGATTGAAACGGATACGGAG CTTCTGCAGGATGAACTCAACAGACAAATCCTGGACAGCCTGCTGGACTTCACCAGAAAGTGCTCCTCCACTCGCCATCACACCGACTGGGCCTCTCAGATGAGGGCCAGTGAGATTCCCACGGCCGCTCTAATGCTTG GAGTGAACGTGCCAGACCATGACATGACCTTCCAGAGCCTGTCTGAGCTGCTCCAACAGTCTGTCACTCCTCACGTGGTCTCTGTCCAGGCCAAAGAATGTTCAG CTTTGAAGCAATTGATGAAGAAGGTCTTGGAGAGGTTGATGGACACAGTGGTGGCtgctgaagatgatgatgaggataaTGATGATGAGGAGCAGGCGACGACGTCGCAGCAGAGCAGCACTCCAGTCCGCAGGAGTGTGCACTGCTCTCTGAGTGTGCTCTGTGAATGgtacaacacacaaacaaag AAATCCAGCACTCCCGGAAAAAAGCGCAGTTCTCCAAGTAAAGACCAGCATCCCCccattgtgattatttttaaagatttagAGGCTTTCAATCCAAAAGTTCTTCAGGACTTCATTCTCATCTGCAG TCGATACATCGAGCGTCTTCCCCTCACGTTCATCTTCGGCATCGCCACATCGCCAAGCACCATCCAGCGCATGTTGCCCCACTCGGTGTCGTCGCTGCTGTGTATCGAGCTCTTCCAGTCTCTGTCGTGCACTCAACACCTGGCGACCGTCATCGACAAG CTAATCCTCACTTCCAAGTTCCCGTTCAAGATGAGCGGCAAAGTAATGCAGGTGCTGATCAGCCTCTTCCTCTACCATGACTTCTCTGTGCGAAATTTCATCAAGGGTGTGCAG CTGTCCCTGCTGGAGCATTTCCACTCGCAGCCTCTCAGCGTGCTGTGCTGCAAGAAGAAGGACGCAGTGCGTAACGTGGCGCATCTCAGCCACGAGGACCTGGAAAGGATCAGGCAGCTGCCTTCATTCACCAG GTATGTTAGCCAACAGGAATCCCAAGAGCAGGTTCAACTGTTAAAGGATGATGCTCACTTAAAG GAGGTTTGCCACAAGCTGATAAAGGAGCTTTGTAAATACCACAAAAAGTATTACCCCACGTTGAGGTGTCTTCACGCTTTGACCTCCTCGCTGCCTCGCTACCCCCTTGGAAAACAG ATCCGGGAGCTCCATTTAATTTGCCTGGAGAAGAATGTTTGGGAGACGGAGGATTACCAGTCAGCCATGAAGCTGCTTAA TATGTTGGCCAAGGACGAGCTGATCGCGATGCTCCAACGATGCGTGGAGATCCTGCAGCCCGTCAAGTCAAAGAAAATGAAGAGTGCCCTCGTCCAGCTGGAAGACATGCTCAGCAAATTCAAGCAGTTGGACG CAGGGGCCAGTGAGGCGGTCCAATGTGACGAAGAGCGCCTCATCACTCCTGTGAAGAACCTTCAGAAGAAAACCGACCTGTACCAGCTGCAGAAG GCTCTTCTGGAGATGAACGAGTCCAGAAGGTCCAAGAAACGGAGCCCCTACGAGAACCTGCGAAATGAAGTCCTCGAGTTTATCGACAGCCTCGTAAA GAGCCACCTGTCTCCTCCAGAGTCCCAAACGCTGTACGAAGTGTGCTACTACAGCTCCTCGTCCACCGTGAGGCGCCACCTCAACGCCACGCCTCGCACCTCCATTCAGGCCGCGCTCAGCAGCCCTTACTATTATCTTCTG AACGAGAGGCTAAAAACAGATGACGGGAGCGTCTCCAATTCGGCACCTGACATCTGCATCGCGTACAAGCTGCACCTGGAGTGCGGCCGCCTCATCAACCTCTATGACTGGATGCAA GCTTTCTCAACCGTGGTGTCTGCAGCGGAGGGGAATGATCCGGATTCAGACAACTTTGGAAAAGTGGATGATGTCAAACA CGCTCGGTTTATCAGGGCTGTTTCGGAGCTGGAATTTTTGGGTTTTATCAAGTCGACGAAGCAGAAGACGGATCACGTGGCCAGGCTCACTTGGGGAGGATGTTGA
- the orc3 gene encoding origin recognition complex subunit 3 isoform X3, with product MTFQSLSELLQQSVTPHVVSVQAKECSALKQLMKKVLERLMDTVVAAEDDDEDNDDEEQATTSQQSSTPVRRSVHCSLSVLCEWYNTQTKKSSTPGKKRSSPSKDQHPPIVIIFKDLEAFNPKVLQDFILICSRYIERLPLTFIFGIATSPSTIQRMLPHSVSSLLCIELFQSLSCTQHLATVIDKLILTSKFPFKMSGKVMQVLISLFLYHDFSVRNFIKGVQLSLLEHFHSQPLSVLCCKKKDAVRNVAHLSHEDLERIRQLPSFTRYVSQQESQEQVQLLKDDAHLKEVCHKLIKELCKYHKKYYPTLRCLHALTSSLPRYPLGKQIRELHLICLEKNVWETEDYQSAMKLLNMLAKDELIAMLQRCVEILQPVKSKKMKSALVQLEDMLSKFKQLDAGASEAVQCDEERLITPVKNLQKKTDLYQLQKALLEMNESRRSKKRSPYENLRNEVLEFIDSLVKSHLSPPESQTLYEVCYYSSSSTVRRHLNATPRTSIQAALSSPYYYLLNERLKTDDGSVSNSAPDICIAYKLHLECGRLINLYDWMQAFSTVVSAAEGNDPDSDNFGKVDDVKHARFIRAVSELEFLGFIKSTKQKTDHVARLTWGGC from the exons ATGACCTTCCAGAGCCTGTCTGAGCTGCTCCAACAGTCTGTCACTCCTCACGTGGTCTCTGTCCAGGCCAAAGAATGTTCAG CTTTGAAGCAATTGATGAAGAAGGTCTTGGAGAGGTTGATGGACACAGTGGTGGCtgctgaagatgatgatgaggataaTGATGATGAGGAGCAGGCGACGACGTCGCAGCAGAGCAGCACTCCAGTCCGCAGGAGTGTGCACTGCTCTCTGAGTGTGCTCTGTGAATGgtacaacacacaaacaaag AAATCCAGCACTCCCGGAAAAAAGCGCAGTTCTCCAAGTAAAGACCAGCATCCCCccattgtgattatttttaaagatttagAGGCTTTCAATCCAAAAGTTCTTCAGGACTTCATTCTCATCTGCAG TCGATACATCGAGCGTCTTCCCCTCACGTTCATCTTCGGCATCGCCACATCGCCAAGCACCATCCAGCGCATGTTGCCCCACTCGGTGTCGTCGCTGCTGTGTATCGAGCTCTTCCAGTCTCTGTCGTGCACTCAACACCTGGCGACCGTCATCGACAAG CTAATCCTCACTTCCAAGTTCCCGTTCAAGATGAGCGGCAAAGTAATGCAGGTGCTGATCAGCCTCTTCCTCTACCATGACTTCTCTGTGCGAAATTTCATCAAGGGTGTGCAG CTGTCCCTGCTGGAGCATTTCCACTCGCAGCCTCTCAGCGTGCTGTGCTGCAAGAAGAAGGACGCAGTGCGTAACGTGGCGCATCTCAGCCACGAGGACCTGGAAAGGATCAGGCAGCTGCCTTCATTCACCAG GTATGTTAGCCAACAGGAATCCCAAGAGCAGGTTCAACTGTTAAAGGATGATGCTCACTTAAAG GAGGTTTGCCACAAGCTGATAAAGGAGCTTTGTAAATACCACAAAAAGTATTACCCCACGTTGAGGTGTCTTCACGCTTTGACCTCCTCGCTGCCTCGCTACCCCCTTGGAAAACAG ATCCGGGAGCTCCATTTAATTTGCCTGGAGAAGAATGTTTGGGAGACGGAGGATTACCAGTCAGCCATGAAGCTGCTTAA TATGTTGGCCAAGGACGAGCTGATCGCGATGCTCCAACGATGCGTGGAGATCCTGCAGCCCGTCAAGTCAAAGAAAATGAAGAGTGCCCTCGTCCAGCTGGAAGACATGCTCAGCAAATTCAAGCAGTTGGACG CAGGGGCCAGTGAGGCGGTCCAATGTGACGAAGAGCGCCTCATCACTCCTGTGAAGAACCTTCAGAAGAAAACCGACCTGTACCAGCTGCAGAAG GCTCTTCTGGAGATGAACGAGTCCAGAAGGTCCAAGAAACGGAGCCCCTACGAGAACCTGCGAAATGAAGTCCTCGAGTTTATCGACAGCCTCGTAAA GAGCCACCTGTCTCCTCCAGAGTCCCAAACGCTGTACGAAGTGTGCTACTACAGCTCCTCGTCCACCGTGAGGCGCCACCTCAACGCCACGCCTCGCACCTCCATTCAGGCCGCGCTCAGCAGCCCTTACTATTATCTTCTG AACGAGAGGCTAAAAACAGATGACGGGAGCGTCTCCAATTCGGCACCTGACATCTGCATCGCGTACAAGCTGCACCTGGAGTGCGGCCGCCTCATCAACCTCTATGACTGGATGCAA GCTTTCTCAACCGTGGTGTCTGCAGCGGAGGGGAATGATCCGGATTCAGACAACTTTGGAAAAGTGGATGATGTCAAACA CGCTCGGTTTATCAGGGCTGTTTCGGAGCTGGAATTTTTGGGTTTTATCAAGTCGACGAAGCAGAAGACGGATCACGTGGCCAGGCTCACTTGGGGAGGATGTTGA